The Persephonella atlantica region GCGATTCATCAGGAGCCCTGCTCAAAAGAACAGGAGAATTAAGGAGGATATTAGATACATTTGACAGAGGTTTTGATGGCGTTTCCCAGCACAGGTCTTTGATAGGAACACAGATAAATGTGGCAGACAACATAAAGACTATGAATCAGCAACAGCAGGTTGAGTTTGAAAACCTGATTTCAAAAATAGAAGATGCTGATTATGCAGGTGTAATAGCAAAATTAGAGCAGTCAAGAACTGCCTATCAGGCACTGCTTGCATCAATTGCGCAAAACAAAGATTTAAGCCTGCTGAAGTTTTATGAGTAATTATCTATTGTATGCTTTTATACCTTTCAGCTGAACGTCAGAATTTTTTAGGTAGTTTAATATTTCCTTTTTTCTGTTTTCTACTTCTGAGATAATTTCGTTTATCAGCTGATTGACCTTTTCTATATTTTTTAGATTTATCTTTTTTATTTCTTCATTATTTATAGATTTCAGCTCTTGAATAAGACTGTCTAACTCTTCTACACTGTCTAACTCTTTTAGCTTTTTTTTATGTTTTTCAAGGAAAATCAAAATGTCCATCGTTAGTTCCTTATGTTCTCAAGGGCTCCTTTGAAGCCTTCATATATAGGCTGTATAACCTCTATAACGTTTTTTATGTGCTGTATCTGGTTATTTGCATTTGCCTTCAGCAGTTCTTCTATACAAAAGTCATAAAGTCTGCTCAGGTTCTGGGCAATTTCTCCACCTTTTTCCATGTCAAGGGAAGCCTGCAGAATTGCAATAGCGTCAGTAACCTTTGTTAATGTTTCAGCTTTCGTTTTTATGTCTCCTTCTTCTAACGCATACATTGCCACATTTAGATTGCTGATTATCTCTTCTAAAACTTTCACTAACAATTCTTCCTTAGAAGAGATATTGTCCATATTTTTAACGTAAGCTGAATAGGGGTTTGACATCTCACATCTCCTTTACTGGTTGTTATTTTGCTGGTTATTTAGCTGCAGACCTGCAGCAAAATTCTGTATTCTGAGCTGTAGAGCTTGCATTTCAGACAGATAGACTTCTAATCTTGCAAATTTCATCCTCATACTTTCTATCTCTTTGTTTATGTTAACAGTCATTCTGTTTATCCTTTCGTCTATATCTCTTATTCTGTTACTGTAATTTGTGCTAATTCTTGAAACATTATCAGTATAAGTGTTTATGTAATTTTCTAAACTACTTGCAAAGTTTTGTAGGACTGTTTTAGCTTCTGGATTTTTTATAAATTCATCAAAAGCTTCACTGTTTATTTTTAAAAGACCTTTTGTCGTCTCGGCATCATTACTGGCTGTATCTATGATACCGTATTTACCTAAACTATCTGATATAATTCTGAATATTGACGAGACCATGCTGTTTAGACTGCTTTCCCCTGCCAGGGGAGCATCTTTACCTGTAGCTTTCTGCACAGTTTGGAGCAGCTGGTTGTATCCGTCTATTATTTTCTCTAATTTGCTCTTTATACTCCCTGTATCCTGAGTTATAGTTAAGTCTGTTGTCCCAACATCCTTAACAGTTATACTTACTCCTGTTATTATGTTGTCAAAACTGTTAGTGGAAGAACTGAATGTTATTCCATTTAAAACTATCTGTGCATCCTGAGCAGAAACTGTTTCATAGGTTTTTGATGTATTTTCACTGAACACTCCAGCAGAATCATCTCCCGGATTTGCTGCATCGTCTATACCTGTTATACGGTTGTTCACACCTGTATTTTTAGACATAACTATAAGTTGATAATCAGGAGAGGAGGAACTTCCCACATTTATAATAGATGCCTGCAGGTCTTGAGACTGATTAATCTCATCCATAATCTCTTTGAGAGATTTGTTTTGATAGTCTATAGTAAGAGAAGAAGACACACCGTCCTTCAAATAATTTATTGTTAAACTGCCAGATGCAGTTATCTTTGCATTAATGTCAGAAATCGTGTTAATAGTTCCCACTTTAAAAGAGTTTGCCTGTGCAAGCTGATTCACCTGAAGTGTATAGGAAGTTTCTAAAGCATCCTGAGTAACAGAGACAGAGGCGACATCTGGATTTGATAAAACTGCCTTTTTTGTGTTGTATATAGAATCTCCCTGTAGAGCAGTCAAGGGGTCAAGAAATGCGTTTAGCTTGCTTTTTATGGAGTTTATGGCTTCCTGTTTTGCCATCAGTTTTGTCTGGTCTGCCTGAAGCATCTTAACAGGAATCATTTTAAGTTCCTGATACTTGGCAAGATAAGCCTGATAGTCAAAACCTGTTCCAGATATGCCGCTAATATAAAATTCTCCGGCCATGATTAATCTCCTATACCTTCTCATTAAAAAGTAAGCCTGTAACTTCGTCAAGATATTTTGCTATTTTTAGTATCACCTCAGGGGGAATCTGTCTTATAACTTCCTTCGTATCTTTGTCAACAATCTTTACCACCTTTATACCTGTGTCTTTATCAATCTCCACCTTTAGCTGAGAGTTTAGCATATTAAGTTTTTTGTTCAGATTTTCTACAGCCTGCTTTATCACTTCCTGAGGAAGTTCTCTTTGTTGCTGTTCAATCTGAAAGTTTCCCTGTTTCTGGGTTTTTTGAATCTGAGCTCTGTCAAGGGCTTCAACATTTTGAGCATTCATATTAATGCTTGCCTGTGTGCCAGAGATTGCTTTTATATCCATGGCTAAACCCCGTTTTTATTTTTAATTTACCTCTTTAAAAGTCCCTGACAAGAAGGAACCTTTAAAGAGGAGGGGGGAATAGTCCCCCTAACCCTTTTATCTGAGAAGCTGGAGAACGAGCTGTGGAAGCTGATTTGCCTGAGCAAGCATTGCCATACCAGACTGCATGAGAGTTTGTTGTTTTGTGAAGTTGGACATCTCTTTTGCAAAGTCAACGTTTCTGATACGGGATTCAGCTTCCCTTGTTTGAGTTGCAGAGAAGTCGTTGTTGTCTATGATAGCTTGCAGGTTAATCTGTATAGAACCAAGAGAAGAACGGAGAGAGTCAACTTTTTTGATAGTGATATTTATAACTTTCATAGCAAGCTCTGCAGATGTATTATTTGTAACGTCTAAGGCATTTAAATTATTCATTGTAGCCGAACCTGTAGCTGCTGTAACTCCCAATCCACCAGAAATTCCTGTTAAGTCATAGTTATAGCTGTTAGGGCCGAGGATATCTATACTTCCCACTCTTACTCCTGATACTGTTCCAGCACTACCTGAAGCAACCTGCTGGTTTGTGTCAACCTGTATAAATCTGTTTAAATCTATAGTTGTAGTATTTCCTGTTCCTGTTTTGGCTATCTCAATACCTATTGTTTCTCCGTCAGTTTCTAATACAAGCTTATTATCAACTGCACTTGCCCTCAGGTTTAAACCAGCAGCAGAAGCCTGAGAGTTTATTTTACTTACAAGGTCATCTAATGTTATCACCTCACCTGCATTGTAAGTAATAGAGAAATCTGCTGTCTCTTCTGGCCCTACAAATACACTTATAGTGACAGAATCCCCAGTATCAACAGTTATGTTATTCCACGTTTGGTTGGCAACACTTTTGTTTTTAGCTGTTGCTTCTATACCAAGTTCTTGAAGAATTGTGTTGCCGTTAACAAAATCTGCTATCCTTTTTGCATCTGTTATTTCATCAGCAGTTGGCGTAAGGGTTACTCCTGCAATATTGATTGTCTCAGTAGTTTCAAACTCAAAATCTGACGCATTGATGTTGTTTACAAGGGTATCTGCAGCACTTTTGTTTCCACCTGTTCCGCTTACCACATAAGCTCCCAAATCAGCAGCCCTTGCACTATCTATAGACATGGTCAATGTCTGGTCAGCCCTTGCTCCATAATGAATTACTTTGTCTTTAAATGTTCCGTCAAGAAGGTTAATTCCGTTAAATTCTGCAGCTGCTGAAATTCTGTCAATAGCATCTACTAGTTTTTGAATGTCCCTCTGGAGAGCAAGTCTTGCATTTGCATCGTTAGTATCAGTAGCTGCCTGCTGGGCTTTGGTGTACATGTCAGTTAGTTTTTCATAAATCTGTGAAAGTGAAGCTTCTGCTATCTGTGCAGCAGAAATACCGTCCTGAGCGTTTCTTGAACCCTGGTCAAGAGCTTTTGCCACCAAGTTCAGCTGGTCAGCAATAAACAGTCCTGCAGCATCGTCTTTTGCTGAATTAATCCTGTAACCTGTAGCAAGTCTTTCCAGAGAGGTATTCAGGTTTCTCTCTGTTTTTAATATGTTCACGTGGGTGAACTCTGCCTGAAAGTTGTAGTTAATTCTGAGTGCCATGACTGACTACCTCCAATTTTGTTTTACTTTGAGTTTTATTATCGGAGGTGATTTTTAATTTTTTAGGAAAATTATTAACTTTTGTAAGTTGTTGATGTAGCATTATTTTTACGCTATTTATAATATGGAGTGCTAATAAATCTAAATAAGTGCAGAATTATAATTATGTTATTTTAAGTTAGTTATTGTTAACTTAGCTTTAAACATTTAAAATTAACCTGAGTCATTTCATTAATATTCGAATAGGTTTATAATTTTTAAAAATCTCAACAATTTAATGGAGGATTTACTATGGCAAAGGTAGTGGTTGTAGGGGCAGGATTTGCAGGTCATTACGCAGCATTAATTTTAGCTGATGCCCTGAAAGGTAAGGGCTCTCACGAAATCACTGTTATCAGCCGTGTTCCTAAATTCACTTACATTCCTTCTCTTGTATGGGTAGGAATTGCAAAGATGAACTCAGAAGACGTTCAGTTTGACCTTCAGCCAGTTTACAACAAGTTGGGTATCAGCTTCATCCACGGAGCTGCAACAGAGGTTCATCCTGACGAGCAGTACGTTGTTGTTGAAAAACCTGATGGAAGCACTCAGCAGGTCAGTTATGACTATCTCCTTATGGCAACAGGTCCATACCTGAACTTTGAAGGAACACCTGGGCTGGGACCAGACAAAGGGTTTACCCACTCTATCTGTACACCTCCACACGCAACAAAAGCAGCTTCAGCTTATCTTGAGCTGGTCAGCAGAATGGAAAAGGGAGACAAAGTAAAAATTGTTATAGGGACAGGACACGGTGCAGCCACATGTCAGGGTGCTGCATTTGAATACATATCTAACGTTCATAACGACCTTGTTGATAGAGGTTTGAGAGATAGGGCTGAAATTCTGTGGGTTTCCAATGAACCTGCTTTAGGAGATTTTGGAATTGATGGTCTTGAGTTCAGACACGGCGGCCAGATTTTTAAAGGGGAAGAGGTTCTTGAATTCCTGTTTGAAAAATACGGCATAAAGTACCAGATAAAATCTGCTGTTAAAAAGGTTGATGAGAAAAAGATTTACACAATAGACGTTGACGGAAATGAGAACGAAATAGAGTACGATTTTGCAATGCTTATTCCACAGTTTAAGGCTCAGCCTATCAAATGGATTGACAAAGATGGAAATGACATTACAGATAAAATCTGTAATCCTGCAGGATTTGTTAAGGTTGACGCTGTTTACGGCAAGCCTTATGACGAATTAGACGGTCCAGACTGGCCGAGAACCTACCAGAACCCAACTTACAAAAATGTGTTTGCTGCAGGTATTGCATTTGCTCCTCCGGGACCTCTATCAAGACCATCTCAGGCTCCAGACGGAACACCCATTGCACCAGCACCTCCAAGAACAGGTTACACTGCGGAGCTTTCAGGTAAGGCAGCAGCCCTGAACATTGTTGATATGATTGAAGGTAGAGAGCCATCTCACACAGCATCAATGGCTGAAACACCAGGGCTTTGTGTAGCATCTCTCAAACACAGCCTGACAACAGGAGAAGCTGTAACAATTGCTATTTACCCTGTTGCAAGAAATAGGGCTGCATTCCCTGAATACGGTAGAGATTTAGACAACTGTGTGGCAGAGGTTGGTCTTGCAGGAGCATGGTTTAAGTACTTCCTGCATCACGCATTCCTTTACAAACTCCAGGCCAAACCTGGATGGAAACTGATACCTTAAGAAAAATAAGGAGGGTTTAGATATGGCTACAAAAAGAGAGATGATGGAAAAGATGTGGAAGTACAGAAAAAATTTCTTTATTCAGCTTATGAGATTTATTGTTTTAGGACTGCACTTTAACAAGTTAGTTAAAAAAGTCCATTAACTTTAAGCCCCCTTTTAGGGGGCTTTTTTTATAAAATCACCTCCACAGAAAGGTCTATCTCTTCAAGGACATTCTGAACATACAGGGCTTCTTCCAAGTCTCCTTCAAAAACTACAGCTTTACCTTTTGTGTGAATTTCCCACGTGAGTGCCTCTGCTGTCTGAAGGTCACACTTTGTTGCCTTCATAATCTGGTATATCACTTCATCAAAGGTATGCCAGTCATCGTTATAAACAACAACCTTTGCAGGGATACCTATCTCTACCTTTTTTTCTACTTCTGTTTCAAATCCTACCGCCATCTTCAGCCCCGGTACAGTTTTTTTAATAAAATATATTTTTCAACCTCTGGTAAAACAAGATATTTTATAGATTTTCCTGCCTTTACTCTTCTTCTTATTTCTGTTGATGATATATCTATTCTACGGCTGTCAAAAAAGTAAATGTGAGAAGGTCTTTTCCTGTTTATCCTGCTACTGTTTGAAAACTTTATGCTGGGAAAATTTTTGCTGACGTAACTTTTTACTTTTTCCTGTGTATCCTTACCTCTACCTAAAACTATAAAGTTTGTAAGACAGATCAGCTCCTGAGGATTTTTCCATCTGTGGAGTGTTAAAAATGCATCTGTCCCAACAATAAAAACAGGTATGTGGTCTAATAGCTGTGTATAATGCTTTATAGTGTCAATAGTGTAAGACTTTCCTTTTCTTTTTATCTCTAAATCATCTATATCAAAAAAAGGATTGTACTGAATACTTATCTTCAGCATATGCAGTCTATCTGATGCTGATGCTCTGCTTTTTCTTTTTAGGGGAGAATGGTACGCAGGGACAAATATAATCCTGTCTAATCCATAATACTCCCTTACATCCTCAGCTATCCTGAGATGACCTATATGAACAGGGTCAAAACTTCCGCCATACAGTCCAACCATAAGAAGTATTATAAAGGAAAATCCCCCACAAAGGGGGATGTGTGCATCATTTCTTTTCTGTCTTTATAATAGGCAGAACTGTGTATATCTGAGAGTTTCCTCTCTGTATAAACAGAAGAACTGAATCTTCGTTTTTCTTTTCTGCTTTTTTAATAGCTTTCCAGAAATCCTTTGCTGACCTTACAGGTTTTCTGTTTATGGTAAGTATAACATCTCCACTTCTTATACCGGCTTCTTCTGCTATAGAGCCGTATTTTACTCCTAAAACAAACACGCCGTAAGGCACTTTAGGTATTCTGTATCTTTCCACAAGCTCAGGGGTTATGTCTTTCACAATAATTCCGTATTTAGCTTCCATGTCCTGCATACTTGCAGGTGTGACCTCTTCTCCATCCCAAGATGTTGTTATTACGTATATATCCTTTTTCTGTCCATTTCTGATAACTGTTATTTTCAGTTTTGTTCCGGGAGGATTCCTCATCACATACTTTTGAAGCTGTGATATTTTGGAAACAGGTTTATCGTTAACGGCAATAATGATATCCCCTGACTTGATACCTGCTTTTGCAGCAGGACCATCTTTTACAACCTGTGATACAAGAACTCCCTTTTTAACACCAAAATGTTTTGCAAGCTCTGGTGTTAAGGGCTGAATAATTACGCCGATTTTACTTCTTTTTACTTTTCCGTATTTGAGTATCTGTTCCATAACCCATTTTGCCTGACTTACAGGAACGGCAAATCCCAGACCCTGTGCTCCAGCTATAATGGCAGTATTTATCCCTACAACCTCACCTTGAAGGTTAATCAGAGGCCCCCCTGAATTTCCCGGATTTATGGCAGCATCTGTCTGGATAAATCCTTCTCCAGGATGTCCCGGCAGAGACCTGTCCAGAGCAGATATGATACCCATTGTCACTGTTCCTGTTAAACCTAAAGGGCTACCGATAGCAATAACAGTCATTCCCGGCTTTAGACTGTCTGAATCACCTAACTTCAGTTTATGTTTCTTTGCATACTCCTGTATCCCTTCCTTGAAAGGAACAGCAACCACAGCAATATCACTGAGCTTATCTGTTCCTATGATTTTACCGTCTAACACAATACCGTTTTTAAACTGAACCTTTATGTTCTGGGCATTCTCAACAACATGATTGTTTGTTAGCAAATAAACAAGTTTTTTCTTGTCATCCACCTTCACAATAAATCCAGAACCGAGACCTTCCTGTCTTTCTTTAAACTCTGGAACGTTAGGAATTCCAAAAAACTCTCCAAAAGGGCTTCCTGCAAAAGGATTTACGACCTTAACCTCTCTGATGGTGAATATTGTTGCAACTGCTGGAGAAACCCTGTCAACAAGCTGGATTCTCTCCTGTTCTAACTGCTGCATCAAAGAGGTAGCAAAACCAAACTTAAAGGCAACAAGGAATAAAACCAACATATAAAGATGCCGTTTCATTGATAAATCCTCCACTGTGTTAATACTAATTATAACTCTAATACTAAACCTGTCTTGTGAAAATGTGGTGAAAGTAATTATAATACTTTTATGGAAATAAAAGGATTTTTAATAGACCTTGACGGTGTTCTTACAAAGGATGAAAAATTTTCCCCTATAGATGGAGCAGTCAGCTTTATAAAGTTTTTAAAGAAAAAAAATATACCTTTTGTGATAGCAACAAGCAACTCCCGATTTCCTCCTGAGGAGATTTGCAGAAAGCTGAAAGTCCACGGCTTTGATATAGAGATAGATAATATCATTTCTCCTCTTGTTATAGCTCCAGAGGTTCTCCGTAGAGAAGGTATAAAAAGTTTATTTGTAGTAGGTTCTGAAAGTTTGAAAGATTTTCTGAGAAGAAAAGGATTTAAAGTTATTGACAGCCCAGAAGTTGATGGCATACTGATAGGACTTGACAAGAAATTTAACTTTCAGAAGATGAAGATAGGAACAACAGCTCTGAAGATTTACGGTGCAAAGCTGTATGCTCTGAATAATAACATTATATCCAGAGATGACGACGGTCTGCTTTTTCCCGGAGTGGGAACTGTTGCCAGAATGTTTTCACAGACCTGTCAGTGTAATCGAGACTTTAAACATTTTGGTAAAATGGGAGAGGAGTACAACAGAGTCGTCTTTGAGAGATTGGGAAAAAAAGAAGGTGTTGCAATGATAAGTGATGACATATTCGTTGACCTGAAAGGTTATAAAACACTGGGATTAAAAACAATTTTTGTGACGACAGGAAAGTATGCAGAAAAAGAAGCTAAAGATAAGGATTTTGTTGATATGATTGTTCACAACTTAATGGAAATACCTGACAGGATAAAAATTGATACAAAAAATTAAACTGTACGGACAGCTTATCAAGTTTGAACATACGATTTTTGCTCTGCCGTTTGTGTTTGCGTCTGTTTTTATAGTAGAAAAGGGTATTCCTCCATTAGATAAAATATTCTGGATAGTTGTTGCAGCAGTTGCAGGAAGAACAGCAGGAATGGCATTTAACAGGTTTTTTGACCTTCCATTTGACAGGCTAAATCCCAGAACAAAAAACTGGGTGTCTGTTACAGGGGCAGTTAAGGCAGGGGAGATACTTGCTCTGGCAGTAATATCTTCGGTTATATTAGTGTTTGCTGCATACAAGCTGAATAAATTAGCATTTTATCTGTCTCCTGTTGCGCTACTACTACTTATTATTTATCCTTTAGGGAAAAGGTTTACCAATTTTGTCCATCTGCTACTTGGAGCTGTCTATTTTATAATTCCTATTGCTGTTTCTGTAGCACTAAAAGGAACTGTAGAGATTTCGGCAGTTTTTTTAGGTCTTGGAATGGCATTCTGGGTTGCTGGTTTTGATATATTTTACGCACTGCAGGATATAGAATTTGACAGAAAAGCAGGAGTTCATTCAATACCTGCAAAATACGGAATAAAAAAGGCTATTTTATTTGCTAGAATTTTTCATCTCCTTACCTTTATTTTTCTTATTCTCACAGGTTATTATGGGGGATTAGGATACATATATTACGGTGGTCTTGTGATTTTAACGGGATTTTTGATTTATGAGCACTCCATTATAAAAGAAAACGACCTGTCAAAAATTAACGTAGCATTTTTTACAGTTAACGGATATGTAAGCATTCTGTATATGGTGTTTGTGATACTTGACCTGTGGCTTGGCTGAATAAGACTGCCATCCAAATGATATAATAGTAAGAAAACTCAGGAGGGTTCTTATGTCTGCTGACTTTCAGGATATATTAGAGATAAAAAAAGTTCTTCCCCACAGGTATCCGTTCCTCTTGATAGACAGGATATTAGAGCTTGACATAGAAAATCTAAAGGTTAAAGCCCTGAAAAATGTCACAGCAAACGAAGAGTTCTTCAACGGTCATTTTCCAGAGTTTCCTGTGATGCCTGGAGTTTTGATCATTGAAGCAATGGCTCAGGCTGGTGCATATCTGATGATAAAAAAAGCTAAAAAAGAAGGAGTAGAGGAAAACTTTACTGTTCTATTTGCTGGTATAGACAGCGCAAAATTCAGAAAACCTGTCGTTCCCGGAGACCAGATAATATTTGAGATTGAAGGGATAAATATCAAAAAAAGCATGGGAAAGATAAAAGCTGTTGCAAAGGTTGATGGTCAGGTTGTGTGTGAGGCAGTTTTGATGGCAGCACTGAAAAAGGGTTAAATTGCCCTGTTGGATGCAAAGGAGAAATAACCTTTTTTACACACAATTATATGGTCTAAAAGCTCAAATCCCATCTGAATACTGAGATTTTTAATCATCTGGGTAAACTGAATGTCCTCTTTAGACGGCTCACATTCCCCTTCTGGATGGTTATGAACAAGAATGATACCATAAGCATTGTAGCGAAGGGCAGGTATGAATATGTCTCTCGGCTTAACATTTACAACATTTACAGAGCCTATTGCAACAGTTTCTTCACCAAGAAACTGGTTCATTGTGTTTGTATAAATAGCTATCATCTTCTCCTGTTTTTCTTTTGCAAGCCATTTTATATGCTTATAAACATCATCAGGACTGCTGAATAGTAGCTTTTCTTCCTCTTCTTCAATCCTTTTGAGTATTTCAGAAATTGCAAGAACCTGCAGTGCTTTTGCTTTTCCGATGCCTTTGATTTTTAACAGTTCTTCTAACGTTATATTTTTCAAGCTTTCTAAAGATTTACCCTGAAGTATCTTATCAGCAAGTCCCAAAACATTCATATCCTTTGTTCCCTGTCCCAGCAAAATGGCAAGAAGCTCAACATCAGACAGAGATTCTATACCGTACCTTAATGCTTTTTCCCTTGGAAGGAGTTCTTCTGGAAGTTCTTTTATCTTTTTTCTGTAAAGGACTTTCTTAAAACCCATAATTTTTCCTTTTTTATTAAATTTTAAACATATGAAATTATTTTTCCAGCTTGAAGCATGAGAAGAAAAAAACGAAATTTAGATAATAAAAAAGGTGGGGATGCTGAAAATGATTGAAAAAATTGTTAAAAGGGACGGTAGAGTTGTTCCATTTAATCCTGAAAAGATAACGAATGCCATTTATAAGGCAATGCTTGCAACAGGAGAGCAGGATTTAAAGCTTGCAAAGAGATTATCTCAGAAGGTTATAAACAAATTAGAAAAAAGTCTTAAAAAGGAAGAGATACCAACTGTAGAGCAGGTTCAGGACATTGTTGAACAGGTTCTGATAGAAGAAGGACTGGCAAGGGTTGCAAAAGCTTACATACTTTACCGGCAGAAAAGGGCAGAAATAAGGAAAGAAAAACAGCAGATATTAGGCAAGAAAGAGATTGATGAGGTTGATAAGAGGTTTGATATAAACGCCCTCAGAGTTCTTGCCTCCCGATACCTGTCAAGAGATAGGACAGGAAAGATAGTTGAATCTCCTAAACAGCTTTTTGAAAGGGTTGCCGTTCATACAACAATTCCCTCAATCCTTTATGACAGCAGGGTATATTCCCTGAAAAGACTGAACAAAAAAC contains the following coding sequences:
- the fliS gene encoding flagellar export chaperone FliS; its protein translation is MSNPYSAYVKNMDNISSKEELLVKVLEEIISNLNVAMYALEEGDIKTKAETLTKVTDAIAILQASLDMEKGGEIAQNLSRLYDFCIEELLKANANNQIQHIKNVIEVIQPIYEGFKGALENIRN
- the fliD gene encoding flagellar filament capping protein FliD — its product is MAGEFYISGISGTGFDYQAYLAKYQELKMIPVKMLQADQTKLMAKQEAINSIKSKLNAFLDPLTALQGDSIYNTKKAVLSNPDVASVSVTQDALETSYTLQVNQLAQANSFKVGTINTISDINAKITASGSLTINYLKDGVSSSLTIDYQNKSLKEIMDEINQSQDLQASIINVGSSSSPDYQLIVMSKNTGVNNRITGIDDAANPGDDSAGVFSENTSKTYETVSAQDAQIVLNGITFSSSTNSFDNIITGVSITVKDVGTTDLTITQDTGSIKSKLEKIIDGYNQLLQTVQKATGKDAPLAGESSLNSMVSSIFRIISDSLGKYGIIDTASNDAETTKGLLKINSEAFDEFIKNPEAKTVLQNFASSLENYINTYTDNVSRISTNYSNRIRDIDERINRMTVNINKEIESMRMKFARLEVYLSEMQALQLRIQNFAAGLQLNNQQNNNQ
- a CDS encoding flagellar protein FlaG; the encoded protein is MDIKAISGTQASINMNAQNVEALDRAQIQKTQKQGNFQIEQQQRELPQEVIKQAVENLNKKLNMLNSQLKVEIDKDTGIKVVKIVDKDTKEVIRQIPPEVILKIAKYLDEVTGLLFNEKV
- a CDS encoding flagellin; its protein translation is MALRINYNFQAEFTHVNILKTERNLNTSLERLATGYRINSAKDDAAGLFIADQLNLVAKALDQGSRNAQDGISAAQIAEASLSQIYEKLTDMYTKAQQAATDTNDANARLALQRDIQKLVDAIDRISAAAEFNGINLLDGTFKDKVIHYGARADQTLTMSIDSARAADLGAYVVSGTGGNKSAADTLVNNINASDFEFETTETINIAGVTLTPTADEITDAKRIADFVNGNTILQELGIEATAKNKSVANQTWNNITVDTGDSVTISVFVGPEETADFSITYNAGEVITLDDLVSKINSQASAAGLNLRASAVDNKLVLETDGETIGIEIAKTGTGNTTTIDLNRFIQVDTNQQVASGSAGTVSGVRVGSIDILGPNSYNYDLTGISGGLGVTAATGSATMNNLNALDVTNNTSAELAMKVINITIKKVDSLRSSLGSIQINLQAIIDNNDFSATQTREAESRIRNVDFAKEMSNFTKQQTLMQSGMAMLAQANQLPQLVLQLLR
- a CDS encoding NAD(P)/FAD-dependent oxidoreductase; translated protein: MAKVVVVGAGFAGHYAALILADALKGKGSHEITVISRVPKFTYIPSLVWVGIAKMNSEDVQFDLQPVYNKLGISFIHGAATEVHPDEQYVVVEKPDGSTQQVSYDYLLMATGPYLNFEGTPGLGPDKGFTHSICTPPHATKAASAYLELVSRMEKGDKVKIVIGTGHGAATCQGAAFEYISNVHNDLVDRGLRDRAEILWVSNEPALGDFGIDGLEFRHGGQIFKGEEVLEFLFEKYGIKYQIKSAVKKVDEKKIYTIDVDGNENEIEYDFAMLIPQFKAQPIKWIDKDGNDITDKICNPAGFVKVDAVYGKPYDELDGPDWPRTYQNPTYKNVFAAGIAFAPPGPLSRPSQAPDGTPIAPAPPRTGYTAELSGKAAALNIVDMIEGREPSHTASMAETPGLCVASLKHSLTTGEAVTIAIYPVARNRAAFPEYGRDLDNCVAEVGLAGAWFKYFLHHAFLYKLQAKPGWKLIP
- a CDS encoding ATP-dependent Clp protease adaptor ClpS, whose product is MAVGFETEVEKKVEIGIPAKVVVYNDDWHTFDEVIYQIMKATKCDLQTAEALTWEIHTKGKAVVFEGDLEEALYVQNVLEEIDLSVEVIL
- the nadD gene encoding nicotinate (nicotinamide) nucleotide adenylyltransferase; protein product: MVGLYGGSFDPVHIGHLRIAEDVREYYGLDRIIFVPAYHSPLKRKSRASASDRLHMLKISIQYNPFFDIDDLEIKRKGKSYTIDTIKHYTQLLDHIPVFIVGTDAFLTLHRWKNPQELICLTNFIVLGRGKDTQEKVKSYVSKNFPSIKFSNSSRINRKRPSHIYFFDSRRIDISSTEIRRRVKAGKSIKYLVLPEVEKYILLKKLYRG
- a CDS encoding Do family serine endopeptidase is translated as MKRHLYMLVLFLVAFKFGFATSLMQQLEQERIQLVDRVSPAVATIFTIREVKVVNPFAGSPFGEFFGIPNVPEFKERQEGLGSGFIVKVDDKKKLVYLLTNNHVVENAQNIKVQFKNGIVLDGKIIGTDKLSDIAVVAVPFKEGIQEYAKKHKLKLGDSDSLKPGMTVIAIGSPLGLTGTVTMGIISALDRSLPGHPGEGFIQTDAAINPGNSGGPLINLQGEVVGINTAIIAGAQGLGFAVPVSQAKWVMEQILKYGKVKRSKIGVIIQPLTPELAKHFGVKKGVLVSQVVKDGPAAKAGIKSGDIIIAVNDKPVSKISQLQKYVMRNPPGTKLKITVIRNGQKKDIYVITTSWDGEEVTPASMQDMEAKYGIIVKDITPELVERYRIPKVPYGVFVLGVKYGSIAEEAGIRSGDVILTINRKPVRSAKDFWKAIKKAEKKNEDSVLLFIQRGNSQIYTVLPIIKTEKK
- a CDS encoding HAD-IIA family hydrolase; protein product: MEIKGFLIDLDGVLTKDEKFSPIDGAVSFIKFLKKKNIPFVIATSNSRFPPEEICRKLKVHGFDIEIDNIISPLVIAPEVLRREGIKSLFVVGSESLKDFLRRKGFKVIDSPEVDGILIGLDKKFNFQKMKIGTTALKIYGAKLYALNNNIISRDDDGLLFPGVGTVARMFSQTCQCNRDFKHFGKMGEEYNRVVFERLGKKEGVAMISDDIFVDLKGYKTLGLKTIFVTTGKYAEKEAKDKDFVDMIVHNLMEIPDRIKIDTKN
- a CDS encoding UbiA-like polyprenyltransferase, which codes for MIQKIKLYGQLIKFEHTIFALPFVFASVFIVEKGIPPLDKIFWIVVAAVAGRTAGMAFNRFFDLPFDRLNPRTKNWVSVTGAVKAGEILALAVISSVILVFAAYKLNKLAFYLSPVALLLLIIYPLGKRFTNFVHLLLGAVYFIIPIAVSVALKGTVEISAVFLGLGMAFWVAGFDIFYALQDIEFDRKAGVHSIPAKYGIKKAILFARIFHLLTFIFLILTGYYGGLGYIYYGGLVILTGFLIYEHSIIKENDLSKINVAFFTVNGYVSILYMVFVILDLWLG
- the fabZ gene encoding 3-hydroxyacyl-ACP dehydratase FabZ, which codes for MSADFQDILEIKKVLPHRYPFLLIDRILELDIENLKVKALKNVTANEEFFNGHFPEFPVMPGVLIIEAMAQAGAYLMIKKAKKEGVEENFTVLFAGIDSAKFRKPVVPGDQIIFEIEGINIKKSMGKIKAVAKVDGQVVCEAVLMAALKKG